In the Astatotilapia calliptera chromosome 5, fAstCal1.2, whole genome shotgun sequence genome, one interval contains:
- the patz1 gene encoding POZ-, AT hook-, and zinc finger-containing protein 1 isoform X3 has translation MEKVAEPSWTSSYTYQVSKHSAEMLHNLNIQRKDGGRFCDVILRVGEESFPAHKAVLAACSEYFESVFSRQTEGDGDAKELEMHTISPKVFKDILDFAYTSRIVVRLECFPELMTAAKFLLMRSVIEICQEVIKQSNVQILVPTSRGGDASLFQATGATELGFPVAHQGLVNGTGMLVNGQSFANSMQMHVDGGEDAAAILEDGGESSVPMLEPVEGLPVSPSAEITGNAFPHDAGSPGSKRCRGRPKKAGGAVEAVHFNNSPQKDNGLFPCGTCGKAFTEASRLKNHEAQHGASSGAVNNLSDSLSAPAGISLLSQPGLLENGVQLHGGLALDNGRKRERTRRHVGCDICGKVFRDVYHLNRHKLSHSGEKPYACHVCGLRFKRKDRMSYHVRSHDGSVGKPYVCQSCGKGFSRPDHLNGHIKQVHTTERPHKCQICNASFATRDRLRSHLACHEDKIPCKVCGKFLRAAYMTDHLKKHSEGTHNYCGICNKDGQENAGKCPHLESEESDPSFGDLSNSEELKSPHKTDGPELEMPSLPCNGASAGALVSPEASKAKTDPEKKFICGICGQAFRTKSYLNKHQHRVHKAQKVQGVSGSSLSDIAPSLTSPFSPQQNMSLLESFGFQIVQSAFASSLVDAEVGQSGIDFGGK, from the exons ATGGAGAAAGTAGCAGAGCCGTCTTGGACTTCTTCGTACACCTACCAGGTGAGCAAGCACAGTGCGGAGATGCTACACAACCTCAACATTCAGAGGAAAGATGGAGGCAGGTTCTGCGATGTGATCCTGCGCGTCGGCGAGGAAAGCTTCCCTGCCCATAAAGCAGTATTAGCCGCCTGCAGCGAGTACTTCGAGTCGGTCTTCAGCCGTCAGACTGAGGGCGACGGCGACGCCAAGGAGCTGGAGATGCATACGATCAGCCCGAAAGTTTTTAAAGACATCCTGGACTTCGCGTACACGTCTAGGATCGTGGTCCGACTGGAGTGTTTCCCGGAGTTGATGACAGCTGCCAAATTTCTTTTGATGCGCTCGGTTATTGAGATATGTCAGGAGGTTATCAAACAGTCTAACGTACAAATCCTCGTCCCGACCTCTCGGGGAGGAGATGCCAGTCTATTCCAGGCCACGGGGGCCACGGAGCTCGGTTTCCCGGTGGCTCACCAGGGTCTGGTAAACGGAACGGGAATGCTGGTGAACGGTCAGAGCTTTGCTAACAGCATGCAGATGCATGTGGACGGAGGTGAAGACGCGGCCGCGATTCTGGAGGACGGCGGCGAGTCGTCGGTGCCAATGTTGGAGCCCGTTGAGGGACTGCCAGTCTCCCCATCCGCGGAAATAACGGGGAACGCGTTTCCTCACGACGCTGGCTCCCCGGGGTCGAAACGGTGCAGGGGGAGACCAAAGAAAGCTGGCGGAGCCGTGGAGGCTGTTCACTTTAACAACAGCCCCCAGAAAGACAACGGACTGTTTCCCTGTGGGACCTGTGGCAAAGCTTTCACCGAGGCTTCCCGCTTGAAGAACCACGAAGCGCAGCACGGAGCCTCCAGCGGGGCTGTAAACAACCTCAGCGACAGCCTGTCAGCCCCGGCCGGAATTTCTCTTCTATCTCAGCCCGGGCTGCTGGAAAACGGCGTGCAGTTACACGGAGGCCTCGCCTTGGACAACGGCCGCAAGAGAGAGAGGACCAGGCGGCACGTCGGCTGTGACATTTGCGGGAAAGTTTTCCGCGACGTGTACCACCTGAACCGACACAAGCTCTCCCACTCCGGGGAGAAGCCATACGCCTGCCATGTGTGCGGGCTCCGGTTCAAACGCAAGGACAGGATGTCGTACCATGTGCGCTCCCACGACGGCTCAGTTGGCAAACCCTATGTGTGCCAAAGCTGCGGTAAAGGGTTTTCAAG ACCAGACCACCTGAATGGACATATCAAACAAGTACACACAACAGAGAGACCTCACAAGTGCCAG ATTTGTAATGCCTCTTTTGCCACAAGAGATCGTCTCCGCTCTCACCTTGCATGCCACGAGGACAAAATCCCCTGCAAAGTTTGCGGCAAGTTCCTGCGAGCTGCCTACATGACAGACCATCTCAAGAAACACAGTGAAGGAACTCATAACTACTGTGGCATTTGCAACAAAG ACGGGCAGGAAAACGCTGGTAAATGTCCTCACCTGGAATCGGAAGAATCAGATCCTTCATTCGGGGATTTGTCCAACAGCGAAGAGCTTAAATCTCCACACAAAACCGACGGACCAGAACTCGAGATGCCCTCTTTGCCCTGCAATGGCGCCTCTGCGGGGGCTTTGGTCTCTCCAGAGGCATCTAAAGCCAAGACGGACCCTGAGAAGAAATTTATCTGCGGGATCTGTGGTCAGGCTTTCCGCACAAAGTCCTACCTCAACAAGCACCAGCACAGAGTTCACAAAGCCCAGAAGGTCCAGGGCGTTTCGGGGTCCAGCTTGAGTGATATAGCCCCTTCCCTGACGTCTCCCTTCTCCCCTCAACAAAACATGTCTCTGCTCGAGTCCTTTGGCTTTCAGATAGTTCAATCAGCTTTTGCCTCTTCACTGGTGGACGCTGAGGTGGGTCAAAGTGGAATTGATTTTGGAGGAAAGTGA
- the patz1 gene encoding POZ-, AT hook-, and zinc finger-containing protein 1 isoform X1, whose amino-acid sequence MEKVAEPSWTSSYTYQVSKHSAEMLHNLNIQRKDGGRFCDVILRVGEESFPAHKAVLAACSEYFESVFSRQTEGDGDAKELEMHTISPKVFKDILDFAYTSRIVVRLECFPELMTAAKFLLMRSVIEICQEVIKQSNVQILVPTSRGGDASLFQATGATELGFPVAHQGLVNGTGMLVNGQSFANSMQMHVDGGEDAAAILEDGGESSVPMLEPVEGLPVSPSAEITGNAFPHDAGSPGSKRCRGRPKKAGGAVEAVHFNNSPQKDNGLFPCGTCGKAFTEASRLKNHEAQHGASSGAVNNLSDSLSAPAGISLLSQPGLLENGVQLHGGLALDNGRKRERTRRHVGCDICGKVFRDVYHLNRHKLSHSGEKPYACHVCGLRFKRKDRMSYHVRSHDGSVGKPYVCQSCGKGFSRPDHLNGHIKQVHTTERPHKCQICNASFATRDRLRSHLACHEDKIPCKVCGKFLRAAYMTDHLKKHSEGTHNYCGICNKGFSTASYLKVHIKTHHGSPLPPSATMHTFPEPRGELQMHNGNPYHMGRQCSVEDLCASRQLLLTSSEAEGRFHGLSGHPVLPQPGHSTLCLQPELLMGKPGGAPYFWECRSGGVPGFPVHGPVTDGQENAGKCPHLESEESDPSFGDLSNSEELKSPHKTDGPELEMPSLPCNGASAGALVSPEASKAKTDPEKKFICGICGQAFRTKSYLNKHQHRVHKAQKVQGVSGSSLSDIAPSLTSPFSPQQNMSLLESFGFQIVQSAFASSLVDAEVGQSGIDFGGK is encoded by the exons ATGGAGAAAGTAGCAGAGCCGTCTTGGACTTCTTCGTACACCTACCAGGTGAGCAAGCACAGTGCGGAGATGCTACACAACCTCAACATTCAGAGGAAAGATGGAGGCAGGTTCTGCGATGTGATCCTGCGCGTCGGCGAGGAAAGCTTCCCTGCCCATAAAGCAGTATTAGCCGCCTGCAGCGAGTACTTCGAGTCGGTCTTCAGCCGTCAGACTGAGGGCGACGGCGACGCCAAGGAGCTGGAGATGCATACGATCAGCCCGAAAGTTTTTAAAGACATCCTGGACTTCGCGTACACGTCTAGGATCGTGGTCCGACTGGAGTGTTTCCCGGAGTTGATGACAGCTGCCAAATTTCTTTTGATGCGCTCGGTTATTGAGATATGTCAGGAGGTTATCAAACAGTCTAACGTACAAATCCTCGTCCCGACCTCTCGGGGAGGAGATGCCAGTCTATTCCAGGCCACGGGGGCCACGGAGCTCGGTTTCCCGGTGGCTCACCAGGGTCTGGTAAACGGAACGGGAATGCTGGTGAACGGTCAGAGCTTTGCTAACAGCATGCAGATGCATGTGGACGGAGGTGAAGACGCGGCCGCGATTCTGGAGGACGGCGGCGAGTCGTCGGTGCCAATGTTGGAGCCCGTTGAGGGACTGCCAGTCTCCCCATCCGCGGAAATAACGGGGAACGCGTTTCCTCACGACGCTGGCTCCCCGGGGTCGAAACGGTGCAGGGGGAGACCAAAGAAAGCTGGCGGAGCCGTGGAGGCTGTTCACTTTAACAACAGCCCCCAGAAAGACAACGGACTGTTTCCCTGTGGGACCTGTGGCAAAGCTTTCACCGAGGCTTCCCGCTTGAAGAACCACGAAGCGCAGCACGGAGCCTCCAGCGGGGCTGTAAACAACCTCAGCGACAGCCTGTCAGCCCCGGCCGGAATTTCTCTTCTATCTCAGCCCGGGCTGCTGGAAAACGGCGTGCAGTTACACGGAGGCCTCGCCTTGGACAACGGCCGCAAGAGAGAGAGGACCAGGCGGCACGTCGGCTGTGACATTTGCGGGAAAGTTTTCCGCGACGTGTACCACCTGAACCGACACAAGCTCTCCCACTCCGGGGAGAAGCCATACGCCTGCCATGTGTGCGGGCTCCGGTTCAAACGCAAGGACAGGATGTCGTACCATGTGCGCTCCCACGACGGCTCAGTTGGCAAACCCTATGTGTGCCAAAGCTGCGGTAAAGGGTTTTCAAG ACCAGACCACCTGAATGGACATATCAAACAAGTACACACAACAGAGAGACCTCACAAGTGCCAG ATTTGTAATGCCTCTTTTGCCACAAGAGATCGTCTCCGCTCTCACCTTGCATGCCACGAGGACAAAATCCCCTGCAAAGTTTGCGGCAAGTTCCTGCGAGCTGCCTACATGACAGACCATCTCAAGAAACACAGTGAAGGAACTCATAACTACTGTGGCATTTGCAACAAAG GTTTCTCCACCGCATCCTACCTTAAGGTGCATATAAAGACACACCACGGTTCTCCACTGCCCCCCTCTGCCACAATGCACACCTTCCCTGAGCCAAGGGGGGAACTGCAGATGCACAACGGCAACCCTTACCACATGGGACGCCAGTGCTCAGTGGAAG ACCTGTGCGCCAGTCGCCAGCTGCTTCTCACCTCGTCTGAGGCAGAGGGGCGCTTTCATGGGCTCTCTGGACACCCAGTTCTTCCCCAGCCTGGCCATTCAACCCTCTGCTTGCAGCCTGAGCTGCTCATGGGGAAGCCAGGTGGGGCTCCATATTTCTGGGAGTGTCGCTCTGGCGGGGTGCCTGGCTTCCCCGTCCATGGGCCTGTCACAG ACGGGCAGGAAAACGCTGGTAAATGTCCTCACCTGGAATCGGAAGAATCAGATCCTTCATTCGGGGATTTGTCCAACAGCGAAGAGCTTAAATCTCCACACAAAACCGACGGACCAGAACTCGAGATGCCCTCTTTGCCCTGCAATGGCGCCTCTGCGGGGGCTTTGGTCTCTCCAGAGGCATCTAAAGCCAAGACGGACCCTGAGAAGAAATTTATCTGCGGGATCTGTGGTCAGGCTTTCCGCACAAAGTCCTACCTCAACAAGCACCAGCACAGAGTTCACAAAGCCCAGAAGGTCCAGGGCGTTTCGGGGTCCAGCTTGAGTGATATAGCCCCTTCCCTGACGTCTCCCTTCTCCCCTCAACAAAACATGTCTCTGCTCGAGTCCTTTGGCTTTCAGATAGTTCAATCAGCTTTTGCCTCTTCACTGGTGGACGCTGAGGTGGGTCAAAGTGGAATTGATTTTGGAGGAAAGTGA
- the slc2a11a gene encoding solute carrier family 2, facilitated glucose transporter member 11 isoform X1: protein MLPQLLSKVLSTKHSWSDGTSSWRNTRKKCLLLNNIFLMTAALLALTSRTARSFEMIMISRVLVGINAGISMNVQPMYFGESAPKHLRGAISLSSAVFTAFGVVLGQVVGLREILGSEPCWQYLLASNAIPGLIQLLTLPWFPESPRYLLIDRGDKEACINALRRLRGCEVQSSELDEILQEQAETKGMRASHPWELFTDRSVRWQLISVMIISSAMQLCGNDSIYFYASYVFKEAGISDDKIQYATIGTGTCEFTACIMCNLLVEHKGRRFMLAGGFTLMTFWAVVFTIALSFEHHTTWMSYLTMTCVYTYILSFGMGPAGVTGILPTEIFNQAARPAAYMIAGSMMWLNLFVVGMIFPFLVSGLREYCFVPFAAICLLSALYVGLFLPETKGKSLSVIMREFHRLNFKGQENHFEAQTKPQYQLGEVCLSTAL, encoded by the exons ATGCTCCCACAACT TTTATCCAAAGTTTTATCAACGAAACATTCTTGGAGCGATGGGACGTCCAGCTGGAGGAATACCAG GAAGAAGTGCCTGCTGCTGAACAACATTTTTCTCATGACTGCTGCACTTTTAGCACTGACGAGTAGAACCGCCAGATCTTTTGAGATGATCATGATCTCACGTGTCCTGGTTGGAATAAATGCCG GTATCAGCATGAATGTGCAGCCCATGTATTTTGGAGAAAGTGCACCAAAGCACTTAAGAGGAGCTATCTCTTTGTCATCAGCTGTGTTTACAGCATTCGGTGTCGTGTTAGGACAGGTGGTCGGACTCAG AGAGATTTTGGGCAGTGAGCCGTGTTGGCAGTACCTTCTTGCCAGTAATGCCATTCCTGGACTCATTCAGCTCCTGACCCTGCCATGGTTCCCAGAGAGTCCCAGATATCTGCTCATTGATAGAGGAGACAAGGAGGCTTGTATTAATG CTCTGAGACGCCTGCGAGGCTGTGAGGTCCAGAGTAGCGAGCTGGATGAGATCCTGCAAGAACAGGCCGAAACCAAAGGAATGAGGGCGAGCCACCCCTGGGAGCTTTTTACTGATCGCTCTGTACGCTGGCAGCTCATCTCTGTCATGATCATTAGCAGTGCCATGCAGCTCTGTGGCAATGACTCG ATTTACTTTTATGCATCATATGTGTTTAAAGAGGCTGGAATATCAGATGACAAAATCCAGTATGCTACAATCGGCACCGGGACATGTGAATTCACAGCCTGTATAATGTGT AACCTGCTGGTAGAGCACAAAGGTCGGAGGTTCATGCTGGCAGGAGGCTTCACCCTCATGACCTTCTGGGCTGTCGTCTTCACGATCGCTCTGTCATTTGAG CACCATACAACCTGGATGTCGTACCTGACCATGACCTGTGTCTACACCTATATTCTCAGCTTTGGCATGGGACCAG ctGGAGTGACTGGCATTCTTCCCACAGAGATCTTCAATCAGGCGGCTCGGCCGGCAGCCTACATGATTGCTGGCTCCATGATGTGGCTCAACCTGTTCGTCGTTGGAATGATCTTCCCATTTTTAGTA AGCGGCCTGCGTGAGTACTGCTTTGTGCCTTTTGCAGCGATCTGCCTGTTGTCTGCACTGTATGTTGGCCTTTTCCTGCCTGAGACCAAGGGGAAGTCTCTGTCAGTCATCATGCGTGAATTTCACAGGCTCAATTTCAAAGGCCAGGAAAACCATTTTGAAGCTCAAACCAAACCTCAGTATCAGCTGGGCGAAGTGTGTCTTTCCACAGCCTTGTAG
- the slc2a11a gene encoding solute carrier family 2, facilitated glucose transporter member 11 isoform X2, with product MSHAGAQKGSPLTLVLMIASASIGGTLQYGYNLAIMNAPTTFIQSFINETFLERWDVQLEEYQVTLVWTIIVSIFSLGGFAGALIAGPMTIRFGRKKCLLLNNIFLMTAALLALTSRTARSFEMIMISRVLVGINAGISMNVQPMYFGESAPKHLRGAISLSSAVFTAFGVVLGQVVGLREILGSEPCWQYLLASNAIPGLIQLLTLPWFPESPRYLLIDRGDKEACINALRRLRGCEVQSSELDEILQEQAETKGMRASHPWELFTDRSVRWQLISVMIISSAMQLCGNDSIYFYASYVFKEAGISDDKIQYATIGTGTCEFTACIMCNLLVEHKGRRFMLAGGFTLMTFWAVVFTIALSFEHHTTWMSYLTMTCVYTYILSFGMGPAGVTGILPTEIFNQAARPAAYMIAGSMMWLNLFVVGMIFPFLVSGLREYCFVPFAAICLLSALYVGLFLPETKGKSLSVIMREFHRLNFKGQENHFEAQTKPQYQLGEVCLSTAL from the exons GGCAGTCCTCTGACACTGGTGCTGATGATTGCTTCTGCATCCATTGGAGGGACTCTTCAGTATGGATATAACCTGGCAATAATGAATGCTCCCACAACT TTTATCCAAAGTTTTATCAACGAAACATTCTTGGAGCGATGGGACGTCCAGCTGGAGGAATACCAGGTGACGTTAGTCTGGACAATCATTGTCTCCATCTTCTCGTTGGGGGGGTTTGCTGGAGCTCTTATTGCAGGACCTATGACCATACGCTTTGGGAG GAAGAAGTGCCTGCTGCTGAACAACATTTTTCTCATGACTGCTGCACTTTTAGCACTGACGAGTAGAACCGCCAGATCTTTTGAGATGATCATGATCTCACGTGTCCTGGTTGGAATAAATGCCG GTATCAGCATGAATGTGCAGCCCATGTATTTTGGAGAAAGTGCACCAAAGCACTTAAGAGGAGCTATCTCTTTGTCATCAGCTGTGTTTACAGCATTCGGTGTCGTGTTAGGACAGGTGGTCGGACTCAG AGAGATTTTGGGCAGTGAGCCGTGTTGGCAGTACCTTCTTGCCAGTAATGCCATTCCTGGACTCATTCAGCTCCTGACCCTGCCATGGTTCCCAGAGAGTCCCAGATATCTGCTCATTGATAGAGGAGACAAGGAGGCTTGTATTAATG CTCTGAGACGCCTGCGAGGCTGTGAGGTCCAGAGTAGCGAGCTGGATGAGATCCTGCAAGAACAGGCCGAAACCAAAGGAATGAGGGCGAGCCACCCCTGGGAGCTTTTTACTGATCGCTCTGTACGCTGGCAGCTCATCTCTGTCATGATCATTAGCAGTGCCATGCAGCTCTGTGGCAATGACTCG ATTTACTTTTATGCATCATATGTGTTTAAAGAGGCTGGAATATCAGATGACAAAATCCAGTATGCTACAATCGGCACCGGGACATGTGAATTCACAGCCTGTATAATGTGT AACCTGCTGGTAGAGCACAAAGGTCGGAGGTTCATGCTGGCAGGAGGCTTCACCCTCATGACCTTCTGGGCTGTCGTCTTCACGATCGCTCTGTCATTTGAG CACCATACAACCTGGATGTCGTACCTGACCATGACCTGTGTCTACACCTATATTCTCAGCTTTGGCATGGGACCAG ctGGAGTGACTGGCATTCTTCCCACAGAGATCTTCAATCAGGCGGCTCGGCCGGCAGCCTACATGATTGCTGGCTCCATGATGTGGCTCAACCTGTTCGTCGTTGGAATGATCTTCCCATTTTTAGTA AGCGGCCTGCGTGAGTACTGCTTTGTGCCTTTTGCAGCGATCTGCCTGTTGTCTGCACTGTATGTTGGCCTTTTCCTGCCTGAGACCAAGGGGAAGTCTCTGTCAGTCATCATGCGTGAATTTCACAGGCTCAATTTCAAAGGCCAGGAAAACCATTTTGAAGCTCAAACCAAACCTCAGTATCAGCTGGGCGAAGTGTGTCTTTCCACAGCCTTGTAG
- the patz1 gene encoding POZ-, AT hook-, and zinc finger-containing protein 1 isoform X2 gives MEKVAEPSWTSSYTYQVSKHSAEMLHNLNIQRKDGGRFCDVILRVGEESFPAHKAVLAACSEYFESVFSRQTEGDGDAKELEMHTISPKVFKDILDFAYTSRIVVRLECFPELMTAAKFLLMRSVIEICQEVIKQSNVQILVPTSRGGDASLFQATGATELGFPVAHQGLVNGTGMLVNGQSFANSMQMHVDGGEDAAAILEDGGESSVPMLEPVEGLPVSPSAEITGNAFPHDAGSPGSKRCRGRPKKAGGAVEAVHFNNSPQKDNGLFPCGTCGKAFTEASRLKNHEAQHGASSGAVNNLSDSLSAPAGISLLSQPGLLENGVQLHGGLALDNGRKRERTRRHVGCDICGKVFRDVYHLNRHKLSHSGEKPYACHVCGLRFKRKDRMSYHVRSHDGSVGKPYVCQSCGKGFSRPDHLNGHIKQVHTTERPHKCQICNASFATRDRLRSHLACHEDKIPCKVCGKFLRAAYMTDHLKKHSEGTHNYCGICNKGFSTASYLKVHIKTHHGSPLPPSATMHTFPEPRGELQMHNGNPYHMGRQCSVEDGQENAGKCPHLESEESDPSFGDLSNSEELKSPHKTDGPELEMPSLPCNGASAGALVSPEASKAKTDPEKKFICGICGQAFRTKSYLNKHQHRVHKAQKVQGVSGSSLSDIAPSLTSPFSPQQNMSLLESFGFQIVQSAFASSLVDAEVGQSGIDFGGK, from the exons ATGGAGAAAGTAGCAGAGCCGTCTTGGACTTCTTCGTACACCTACCAGGTGAGCAAGCACAGTGCGGAGATGCTACACAACCTCAACATTCAGAGGAAAGATGGAGGCAGGTTCTGCGATGTGATCCTGCGCGTCGGCGAGGAAAGCTTCCCTGCCCATAAAGCAGTATTAGCCGCCTGCAGCGAGTACTTCGAGTCGGTCTTCAGCCGTCAGACTGAGGGCGACGGCGACGCCAAGGAGCTGGAGATGCATACGATCAGCCCGAAAGTTTTTAAAGACATCCTGGACTTCGCGTACACGTCTAGGATCGTGGTCCGACTGGAGTGTTTCCCGGAGTTGATGACAGCTGCCAAATTTCTTTTGATGCGCTCGGTTATTGAGATATGTCAGGAGGTTATCAAACAGTCTAACGTACAAATCCTCGTCCCGACCTCTCGGGGAGGAGATGCCAGTCTATTCCAGGCCACGGGGGCCACGGAGCTCGGTTTCCCGGTGGCTCACCAGGGTCTGGTAAACGGAACGGGAATGCTGGTGAACGGTCAGAGCTTTGCTAACAGCATGCAGATGCATGTGGACGGAGGTGAAGACGCGGCCGCGATTCTGGAGGACGGCGGCGAGTCGTCGGTGCCAATGTTGGAGCCCGTTGAGGGACTGCCAGTCTCCCCATCCGCGGAAATAACGGGGAACGCGTTTCCTCACGACGCTGGCTCCCCGGGGTCGAAACGGTGCAGGGGGAGACCAAAGAAAGCTGGCGGAGCCGTGGAGGCTGTTCACTTTAACAACAGCCCCCAGAAAGACAACGGACTGTTTCCCTGTGGGACCTGTGGCAAAGCTTTCACCGAGGCTTCCCGCTTGAAGAACCACGAAGCGCAGCACGGAGCCTCCAGCGGGGCTGTAAACAACCTCAGCGACAGCCTGTCAGCCCCGGCCGGAATTTCTCTTCTATCTCAGCCCGGGCTGCTGGAAAACGGCGTGCAGTTACACGGAGGCCTCGCCTTGGACAACGGCCGCAAGAGAGAGAGGACCAGGCGGCACGTCGGCTGTGACATTTGCGGGAAAGTTTTCCGCGACGTGTACCACCTGAACCGACACAAGCTCTCCCACTCCGGGGAGAAGCCATACGCCTGCCATGTGTGCGGGCTCCGGTTCAAACGCAAGGACAGGATGTCGTACCATGTGCGCTCCCACGACGGCTCAGTTGGCAAACCCTATGTGTGCCAAAGCTGCGGTAAAGGGTTTTCAAG ACCAGACCACCTGAATGGACATATCAAACAAGTACACACAACAGAGAGACCTCACAAGTGCCAG ATTTGTAATGCCTCTTTTGCCACAAGAGATCGTCTCCGCTCTCACCTTGCATGCCACGAGGACAAAATCCCCTGCAAAGTTTGCGGCAAGTTCCTGCGAGCTGCCTACATGACAGACCATCTCAAGAAACACAGTGAAGGAACTCATAACTACTGTGGCATTTGCAACAAAG GTTTCTCCACCGCATCCTACCTTAAGGTGCATATAAAGACACACCACGGTTCTCCACTGCCCCCCTCTGCCACAATGCACACCTTCCCTGAGCCAAGGGGGGAACTGCAGATGCACAACGGCAACCCTTACCACATGGGACGCCAGTGCTCAGTGGAAG ACGGGCAGGAAAACGCTGGTAAATGTCCTCACCTGGAATCGGAAGAATCAGATCCTTCATTCGGGGATTTGTCCAACAGCGAAGAGCTTAAATCTCCACACAAAACCGACGGACCAGAACTCGAGATGCCCTCTTTGCCCTGCAATGGCGCCTCTGCGGGGGCTTTGGTCTCTCCAGAGGCATCTAAAGCCAAGACGGACCCTGAGAAGAAATTTATCTGCGGGATCTGTGGTCAGGCTTTCCGCACAAAGTCCTACCTCAACAAGCACCAGCACAGAGTTCACAAAGCCCAGAAGGTCCAGGGCGTTTCGGGGTCCAGCTTGAGTGATATAGCCCCTTCCCTGACGTCTCCCTTCTCCCCTCAACAAAACATGTCTCTGCTCGAGTCCTTTGGCTTTCAGATAGTTCAATCAGCTTTTGCCTCTTCACTGGTGGACGCTGAGGTGGGTCAAAGTGGAATTGATTTTGGAGGAAAGTGA